The Hyla sarda isolate aHylSar1 chromosome 1 unlocalized genomic scaffold, aHylSar1.hap1 SUPER_1_unloc_17, whole genome shotgun sequence genomic sequence atgtcccagcattctcagcagtgtcacctctccagtcatcaccagacccctgcattactgtataatgtcccagcagtgtcacctctccagtcatcaccagacccctccattactgtataatgtcccagcagggtcacctctccagtcagcaccagacccctccattactgtataatgtcccagcagtgtcacctctccagtcatcaccagacccctccattactgtataatgtcccagcattcccagcagtgtcacctctccagtcatcaccagacccctccattactgtataatgtcccagcagtgtcacctctccagtcatcaccagacccctccattactgtataatgtcccagcagtgtcacctctccagtcatcaccagacccctccattactgtataatgtcccagcagtgtcacctctccagtcatcaccagacccctcctttactgtataatgtcccagcagtgtcacctctccagtcatcaccagacccctccattactgtataatgtcccagcagtgtcacctctccagtcatcaccagacccctccattactgtataatgtcccagcagtgtcacctctccagtcatcaccagacccctccattactgtataatgtcccagcagggtcacctctccagtcagtagctccatcatcttgttgatgagttctcggatcttctgttcatccatttcctcatgtatcagggagtgaggtgggggccccgggattgggctcagggttcttccccatccttcacacacaggggcccgacagcgcccactagaggacttcttcactactgtgtaatcctgtgtatggagagacatattaatatcactacatacattcccagaatccctcacctctccagtcatatccatctgttattacatatataagaatgaggtcatgtgacatcactcccagaatccctcacctctccagtcatatccatctgttattacatagataagaatgaggtcatgtgacatcactcccagaatccctcacttctccagtcatatccatctgttattacatagataagaatgaggtcatgtgacatcactcccagaatccctcacctctccagtcatatccatctgttattacatagataagaatgaggtcatgtgacatcactcccagaatccctcacctctccagtaagccggaagagtatctgtatggtaaggtttatgatcctgtcggccatcttgttcctgtctctctccatggttgatgggtcatccaggagaattctcttatataaaagatatcagcagaggatcctggattggagaaacctgaagggaagaagaggagatgatgataaaccgcaccagattctatggagaaataaaatccatttcctggagataatctggggaaacatctgaggagacattatagtcacaatCATGGAGGCTGTAAACCTAGTCGGGGATCCATCATAGTCTGGGGCAGAGTCATGGGGGATGGGTAGAATATGGAGACAGGAATCCAATGCTGTTTAGTTCTTACTGACGTGTctatttgggggggagggggggttaggtTTTTGGCTTTTTAACTATATTTTTTCCTGGCAACAGGAACTTTCGCTTTCTCTTTCCTGCATTCTACACAGGATCCGGCCCGTTGTCTTCTCCGAGCTCCAGGAACAGGACCTCACTTTCTCTGTTGGACGGTGATCACATGGGGGATGAGAAGGGATTAATGGACATTTTAGATTAAAATCAATTTTGGTAATCGCTGTCGACGATTTCCTTTACCAATAAATTGTGCACCAATTAGTTGTTTCAGAAATCCTCAAAAGTAGAGCGCAGCATACCACGATGACATCATCATTACGGATGACCATTTGGGCCGTACGGCTGGGCTTATGATCTAGAAGAAATGCCAAGTCAGGGTTAATGACTATTTCCCAGTTTCGGAAGGCGtctccactccccctcaatgtccTCTGTCTCACCAGGATACAGAGCACGATGATAATCCTGGAGTTACGGGAGACGGTCGGGGGCGATGACTTTCATCAGGACTTGATCATTGGATATAACGGTCATATTGGGTAAACGGCGCTGACATCTGTCCTGTATTATAACAGCGTTTACCACATTGTCCTCAGTTATTGACGCGGTCACATGACACTTCTCTGTGCTTTTCGTACTCGGATTCACATAAAGCGTTAGTGGGATCATAGTTTAATGGATCCGCGTCACACTGGGAATTATTGTCCTGGAATGTTATTGAATTGTCCAGAATCCAGGCAGAAAGCCAATCTGGTTTCCAGGGTTGGTACGACACTATGTCGGGAGTTTGAATCCTGACGTGGATGTTGTCCCTCCAGGAACCCACATTATGGACCCTTTTCATCtagaacacattggccctcatttactattctaaacccgacttcttttgtcgggttttttttgcgcatctttgtctgcgccatgtcgcagacatcgtgtgccagtctgcgacacgatgcgacattttttcccgacggacccgatgtggattctcccaaacccgaaaaaggggcgtaacccgacaattctgagctttcccacgtatttataaaggtttccaacccgaatttgttgaattgttgtggattttttcccgacaactcagaggagttggaaaccaaaaccaacaaaacccacgtgcgacaaacaggatgcgacataataataaataccaggggaaaaatgcagtcgggtaagaaagcaagatagacttacaacccgattttctaagtaaatgagggccattgtttttgGTAACAAAGGGAGGTGGGGAGATCCACCTGGACCACAGTGGCGGCCATCTTAGATTAATATCTGGAGGCCGCTCAGGATCGTAACCTCCAAATGAAGTGTCCGATACCGGAGGAAGAAgactgatcaggtgacaggatgggcgggGAGGTGACCTGCAGCccttcaccatccagacatcccctggggggcagtataggcaggagatcaggtaaaggAATGCTGGCCGGCACAGAGCTTCCACAGAGCTTTGATTgtgagatctaaagggttaatgatggtgACCAACACTAGTGGTGAGTGCcggctgcttatagctcctgagctcacctcaaagtccTATAGATGGTGCAGAGTGttattatatactgtgtccttaaggggttaataataaacatccccaataatcctgatctgatggtgaccgcacacacatacctgtatctatagaggagccgtgtgcttacaggacctgcgatgatgtcaccgtcatgtgatcagtcacatggaggaggagtcacatgatcaggggctgcagctctaggctcatctgctatgttactatgttacattctCTTCTCTCCTGCACTGTTGAGCTCCGCCCATTCCTGTCACATGATCCTTCCCGCAGGTCCTTCAGCCGCAGTCACATCTATACTGCTAAACTTTAcccccaaatgtactggtcaaatgattatgacatcatcacaggtcctacacctccagcatgtggcagatacagagcaggtcctggtggggcagtcactgctgttgtgttgtgtgtggagatctctcagagcagcagcccctgatcatgtgactcctcctcctccatgtgactgatcacatgacagtgacatcatcgcaggtcctgtaagcacagggctcctctacagatacaggtatgtgtgtgcggtcaccatcagatcaggattattggggatgtttatcattaacccttaaggacacggtgtatatttacattctgtgccccatatgggactttgaggtgagctcaggagctataagcagccaggactcaccactaatgacgctcatcaccattaaccctttagattccatgatcaaagtcgattgcaggatctaatattagtaaaatgcagttgttggggggcggagtctagatcagctgagatgacggccggagggccccttaccgtgctctgtgctcagttcggtgctctaagtatacagacacctccacagcctgtataagccgagcaccgataacactaatcactatggcagagcgttattcatggtttgtaatagaagcccctcccctaagaagtttatatcccatttttgtaataaaataatgtaggtgggcgtggcttagacatggcgctgtgcggttgtttctctagggagcgccgtgccgaccagcggttgtttcctgatttcctgcctatactgccccccaggggatgtctggatggtgaaggtatcaggtcacttacctgcccatcctgtcacctgatcagtctcttttctccgggtatcagccacttcttccatacaggactatgtaagcatcaggttttttaagtttctcccgcgcccctattattacttaagacagtgtttccaaaccagcgtgcctccagctgttgtaacactacaactcccagcatgccctgacagccaaatgctgtaacagctggaggcaccctgcttgggaaacactgactccggtggtggcccagaccctgcgtgtgtaacggtatatgatgctcggcctctgctgcaggtaatagcaggttcttccggggggacatatcataattcacataaaatcctgatgtaattgtgatgtatattgtgccccctagtggacacatttcactattcttcattggacaatgtcatattgaatccctctattcttctccctgctctgatgaagacgttctgaatacaccgcagcctcagagattaggagaaatggattcacaacgtcttcagcagagcagggagagcgacctcagaagacctggaggaccagagcgccaccactggacgggagaggtgagtgcgctctagtctcttattttacagccctcggacaatggattttgttttatagagaaatctgaaaactcctataatgtctcctcagatgtttccccagattatctccaggaaatggattttatttctccatagaatctggtgcggtttaacATCGTCTCCTCTTcgtcccttcaggtttctccaatcctggatcctctgctgatatcttctatataagagaattctcctggatgacccatcaaccatggagagagacaggaacaagatggccgacaggatcataaacctcaccctacagatactcttccggcttactggagaggtgagggattctgggagtgatgtcacatgacctcattcttatctgtgtaataacagatggatatgactggagaggtgagggattctgggagtgatgtcacatgacctcattcttatctatgtaataacagatggatatgactggagaggtgagggattctgggagtgatgtcacatgacctcattcttatctatgtaataacagatggatatgactggagaggtgagggattctggaagtgatgtcacatgacctcattcttatctgtgtaataacagatggatatgactgaagaggtgagggattctgggaatgatgtcacatgacctcattcttatctgtgtaataacagatggatatgactggagaggtgagggattctgggagtgatgtcacatgacctcattcttatctatgtaataacagatggatatgactggagaggtgagggattctgggagtgatgtcacatgacctcattcttatctatgtaataacagatggatatgactggagaggtgagggattctggaagtgatgtcacatgacctcattcttatctgtgtaataacagatggatatgactgaagaggtgagggattctgggaatgatgtcacatgacctcattcttatctgtgtaataacagatggatatgactggagaggtgagggattctgggagtgatgtcacatgacctcattcttatctatgtaataacagatggatatgactggagaggtgagggattctgggagtgatgtcacatgacctcattcttatctatgtaataacagatggatatgcagggatgtggaaatcctatagcccgacgcccgggacaagtagttttgggcgccgggcaggtgaattgttcatagatttagccctgtatcgggcaagcagggacagacagacttcccccttatttttctttaatgccggtgtgaggcgcaggagccgatggaagtctacacctcacaccgaccctcagagtgtatggagggggcagcggcccccagctgactgcagagaccacttatctcccctcccggagaatggaggacgcagctcagaagacacagcagggggagagagaggatatagacagctccgtgcacagctccatcccccgcactcagctctatccctccccctcccctgctctgtctagacaggacctaatccaccacggggaggttgcttgtttgtACGGGGAAAGCACAGAGCGGGGGGAGGGCGGAAATCTCACCTTACACtatccgggactacagctctgatgtccactcatggcggctcaggtgaggagaccgagaatacaggcgacaggaagggtggttgtatatgtagggtgtgagtgtatgtgtgatgtgtgtatgtatgtatgtatgtatgatgatggggggggcaggtgtatgtatgatgtgtgcatatgtatggtgtatatcagtgtttccccaccagggtgcctccagctgttgcaaaactacaactcccagcatgccctgggcatgctaggagttgtagttttgcaacagctggaggcaccctggttgggaaacactggtggatatgtatggtgtgagtgtatgtgtgtatgatgtctatgtgtgctgtgtatgtaatgtatgatgtgtgtataatgtctaagtgtgatgtgtatgtatgtgatgtatgatgtggggtggacagcggcaggtgtatatatgatgtgtgcatatgtatggtgtatatttatggtgtgagtgtatgtgtgatgtgtgtatgaagtctctctatgtgtgatgtgtatgtaatgtgtgatgtgtgtatgtgatgtatgatgtggggtgggcagcggcaggtgtatgtatgatgtgtgcatatgtatggtgtatatgtatggtgtgtgtgtatgtaatgtatgatgtgggggggcaggggcgggggtgtgtgtgtatgtaatgtatgatatgtggggggggggggcagcagcagcaggcctatgtatgatgtgtgcatatgtatggtgtatatgtatggtgtgagtgtatgtgtgtatgtaatgtatgatgtggggggggcgggggtgtgtgtgtatgtaatatatgatatgtgggggggcagcagcagcaggcctatgtatgatgtgtgcatatgtatggtgtatatgtatggtgtgagtgtatgtgtgtatgtaatgtatgatgtgggggggcgggggtgtgtgtgtatgtaatatatgatatgtgggggggcagcagcagcaggcctatgtatgatgtgtgcatatgtatggtgtatatgtatggtgtgagtgtatgtgtgtatgtaatgtatgatgtgggggggcaggggcgggggtgtgtgtgtacgtaatgtatgatatgtgggggggcagcaggcctatgtatgatgtgtgcatatgtatggtgtgagtgtatgtgtgtatgtaatgtatgatgttgggggggcagtggcgggggtgtgtgtatatgtatatgggggcagtggctggtgcatgtatgatgtgtatgcatgaatgttttgtataggagcagacgggcattagggcagttgtgcatctaattttatttatttttagtggcccccgcactaaattgcacccccagaatcctccccttcatactcacccgccaaccaagagccccacggatgcagacaaacacgcccgaaccaaaactacaactcccagcatgttggaccataacctaaactgtagaactataaagtgcaacatgctgggagttgtagttttggttcgggtcagctgcagagtcaggctgcatcagggcatgctgggtgttgtagttactaactgtaattcccagtattccttgacacatcctatggctctgcagctgacacaaaccaaaactacaactcccagcatgttacacaataaccatAACTGTAATACTATACAGTACAACATGCTGAAACccccacagaaccataggctgcatcagggcatgctgggagttgtagttatcttgtaactaaatgcaacttccagcattttctgacacaaaatgcagcacataaactggagaagcagaacccccccccccccccagtaacacataagtccctattgagactgaaaaatagtgattaaaatattgtaaaaagtgcgtatacatgtgaataagcccctttcctaataaacgtttccaattttctttaaataaaaataatgtacaaaaataaacatcagtggtatcgctacatgtggaaatgtccagactattaaaatataatgttaattaaaccgaacggtgaacggtgtaaatgtaaaaaatagtccagaattgttcatttttggtcacttcatatgagaaattttttataaggtgatcaaaaagttacatctagacttttctgggctcgggtataagaggatctacagctctccctccgctaatagcctgacatactgcgatcacctactaaaccattagatcagcgctgtcagcagtgtctaaaggatcttctatccatccctggtggtctagtggggggggggatcggactattttggttgaaattattttatctaccaggacaagtggattttcttgagggacaagtagattgtgttccgctttagtcccttggacaagtagttatttttaaatttccacacccctgatatgactggagaggtgagggattctgggagtgatgtcacatgacctcattcttatctgtgtaataacagatggatatgactggagaggtgagggattctgggagtgatgtcacatgacctcattcttatctgtgtaataacagatggatatgactggagaggtgagggattctgggagtgatgtcacatgacctcattcttatctgtgcaataacagatggatatgactggagaggtgagggattctgggagtgatgtcacatgacctcattcttatctgtgtaataacagatggatatgactggagaggtgagggattttgggagtgatgtcacatgacctcattcttatctatggaataacagatggatatgactggagaggtgagggattctgggagtgatgtcacatgacctcattcttaactatggaataacagatggatatgactggagaggtgagggattctggaagtgatgtcacatgacctcattcttatctatgtaataacagatggatatgactggagaggtgagggattctgggagtgatgtcacatgacctcattcttatctgtgtaataacagatggatatgactggagagttaagggattctgggagtgatgtcacatgacctcattcttatctatggaataacagatggatatgactggagaggtgagggattctgggagtgatgtcacatgacctcattcttatctatggaataacagatggatatgactggagaggtgagggattctgggaatgatgtgtgatgtcacatgacctcattcttatctatgtaataacagatggatatgactggagaggtgagggattctgggagtgatgtcacatgacctcattcttatctatggaataacagatggatatgactggagaggtgagggattctgggaatgatgtcacatgaccccattcttatctatgtaataacagatggatatgactggagaggtgagggattctgggagtgatgtcacatgacctcattcttatctatggaataacagatggatatgactggagaggtgagggattctgggagtgatgtcacatgacctcattcttatctatgtaataacagatggatatgactggagaggtgagggattctgggaatgtatgtagtgatattaatatgtctctccatacacaggattacacagtagtgaagaagtcctctagtgggcgctgtcgggcccctatgtgtgaaggatggggaagaaccctgagcccaatcccggggcccccacctcactccctgatacatgaggaaatggatgaacagaagatccgagaactcatcaacaagatgatggagctgctgactggagaggtgacactgctgggacattatacagtaatggaggggtctggtgatgactggagaggtgacactgctgggacattatacagtaatggaggggtctggtgatgactggagaggtgacactgctgggacattatacagtaatggaggggtctggtgatgactggagaggtgacactgctgggacattatacagtagtggaggggtctggtgatgactgaagaggtgacactgctgggacagtatacagtaatggaggggtctggtgatgactggagaggtgacactgctgggacattatacagtaatggaggggtctggtgatgactggagaggtgacactgctgggacattatacagtaatggaggggtctggtgatgactggagaggtgaccctgatgggacattatacagtaatggaggggtctggtgatgactggagaggtgacactgcttggaatgctgggacattatacagtaatggaggggtctggtgatgactggagaggtgacactgctgggacattatacagtaacaccactggaggggtcggggtgatgactgtatcattatgtgtcaggttcctataaggtgtcaggacgtggcggtctatttctccatggaggagtgggagtatgtagaaggacacaaggatcagtacaaggatcaggtcatgatggaggatcagcagcccctcacatcaccaggtaatagacatgactatatacacacgtcctctcattatttgtatgtaaagaatgaattcagtctctgtatgtgttccctacagtcagatccagtaagagaacagcaccagagaggtgtccccgtcctcttcttccacaggatgatcaggtagatggagatattccctatgatctgtagaagggctgtgaagctcttgtggtcagtcccctcaccctccatcactcctcatctcctgctcatctataacatcccacgtgacttctcctactgtctgatgacttttactatgtttcttccacatcttatgaatcagggtgaagatccgaacaatattaatgctccagacacagatgtgagcggtgatgaacagtataaggaggacattcctacagggaaagatctgaacaatattaatgctacagagatgaaggaagaagaagagacagatgtgagcagtgatgagcagtataaggaggacaatcctacagagaaagatcttatctatattaatgctacagacataaaggaagaagaagagacagatgtgagcagtgatgagcagtataaggaggacattccaacAGGAAAAGATTTGagcaatattaatgctacagatatgaaggaagaagagacagatgtgagcagtgatgagcagtataaggaggacattccaacaggaaaagatctgaacaatattaatgctagagatatgaaggaagaagaagagacagatgtaagcGGTGATGAGCATTATaatgaggacattcctacagggaaagatctgaacaatgttaatgctacagacataaaggaagaagaagagacagatgtgagcggtgatgagcagtataaggaggacattcctacagagaaagatttgatccatattaatgctacagacataaaggaagaagaagagacagatgtgagcggtgatgagcagtataaggaggacattcctacagagaaagatttgatccatattaatgctacagacataaaggaagaagaagagacagatgtgagcagtgatgagcagtataaggaggacattcctacaggtaaccgcccaggtgagtagtaaccactaaatgcaGAGATCAGTCACAGATTCTGCTCAGTCACCGACTGTAAtaattttttatggaatttttttaagtggtactctgatggaaaactattttttttaatcaactggtgctagaaagttattcagaattgtatattactatttaaaaatctttagccctccagtacttatcagctcttaTTCTCccatgtccgtgtcaggaactgtccagagcaggagaggttcgctatgaggattttctcctactctggacagttcctgacatggacagaggtgtcagcagagagcactgtggtcagacagaaaacaactacacatcttcctgtgaagcatacagcagctgataagttctggaagaattaagatttttaaataaaagtaattaagaAACCTGTTAAACTTTTGgggaccaggtgatttaaaataaatggtgttccaccggagtacccctttaagccccgtgTCCTGTCAGTCTTTTCTGCTGTATATTCCTTTATTCAGTCAGAATATAAACTATAAATGATGAGAATGTGAGACGGTTGAGAATATAATAAAGGTGATTTGTTCTGATCATCTCCATCTGGTTTTGTGGTTCCTGACATTACACAAGGGCCATGAATCCGGATGATGCAGACAATCCACCAGCACCAAACCTTTTCACTATAATGGATCTGCAGGATCAGAGGATTGAGCAATTGGCACTTGTAATGCAGACGCTTTAGAATCGTACGTCTCCCCTAGAGCCTCCTGTGCCTCAACCGGCAGCCACCTACGCTCCGGCAACTATTTCTGCTGCCATAGAAGCCATTGCCTCCTGTGGGTTTACTGGATCTGCCCCGCTTCCCCAGCATTATGGGGGTGATCCTAATGAATGTAGAGGCTCCCTGAACCAAGTGGGCATTTATCTGGAAATGGTCCCGCAGTCCTGTCCTAATGATAGAAGTAAGGTAGGATTCCTGATCTCCCTCCTTACTGATAACGCTCTATCCCGGGTGAATCCTCTTTGGAGACTGATAAACGTATTATCTACGACTACAGAGACATTTCATCTCCCTGTCCGTTCTCCCTCTGCGGCAGAGCAGCTCATGTCCATGTAACAGGGGACGAGAACTGTGGCCAAGAATTCAATAGAGTTGTGTATTGTAGCAGCAGAAGTGTGCTGGGATAAGGAAGCGCTGGTGGACACGTTCTCTTCTGGACTCTCCGATATTATACAAGATGAGATTGTGGCCTCCTGGATCATCTGAAAGGGTGAAACCAATGCTGCTCAGGGCCACCCCCCTTTCCATGGAGGAGAAGGATTATAGTAGGGGGAGGGGATGTGTCTTTATTGTGTCCCTTTGCTCGGATCATGCCAaacctgg encodes the following:
- the LOC130298031 gene encoding probable ATP-dependent helicase PF08_0048; the encoded protein is MCEGWGRTLSPIPGPPPHSLIHEEMDEQKIRELINKMMELLTGEVPIRCQDVAVYFSMEEWEYVEGHKDQYKDQVMMEDQQPLTSPVRSSKRTAPERCPRPLLPQDDQGEDPNNINAPDTDVSGDEQYKEDIPTGKDLNNINATEMKEEEETDVSSDEQYKEDNPTEKDLIYINATDIKEEEETDVSSDEQYKEDIPTGKDLSNINATDMKEEETDVSSDEQYKEDIPTGKDLNNINARDMKEEEETDVSGDEHYNEDIPTGKDLNNVNATDIKEEEETDVSGDEQYKEDIPTEKDLIHINATDIKEEEETDVSGDEQYKEDIPTEKDLIHINATDIKEEEETDVSSDEQYKEDIPTGNRPGE